The genomic segment ATGTAACACCTAATAGAACAGGTGAAACCAGTAAAACAAAGCAACTAGAACATGAAATTGAACACCTGAGACAACTTGTTACAGCTCAACAGTCACACATAGACAGCCTGAAACAGGCGATGCTGCTTATCGAATCAAAGCTGCCGACAACACGGGAGCCAGTGACGCCTCCCGTGGGGAAAAAATCATGGCAATTCTGGAAGAAATAGCGTTTTCAGCCGGCAAACCGACTGAAACCGGATCTGCGATTCTGATAACAAGTCGGCAACACCAAAACAGCCAGTTTGCGAGCGGAAAAAAACGCACTTTTGGACGTTCCGGCGGGTTTCAGGGGTGAGTACCAGGTCAGTGGTGCGCGCAAGATCGCTTATGTTAAATACAGCAGAAAAACCATAAAATTACCCTATAACGCAAATTGCTTTTTATGCTAATATTTCGCAATGGAGGGCGAACCAGTGTTTAACGTCATATTGCACGATGATGTACCAAATGAGCTGGCTGGCTTACCGCCAGTAGTCAGAGCGAAGATGATTCGCCTGATTGATAAACTTAAAACCAACGCTACTGCATTACGAGAGCCAGATAGCAAACCACTCCGGGATGGATTATTTGAGTTAAGGACGATGGGGACGGATATTGCCAGAGGTCTTTATGTTTATCAGAAAGGCAGGAATATCTATCTACTTAGAGTCTTTATTAAAAAGACTCAGAAAACCCCATCGGGTGAAATATCTATGGCCTTTGAACGTCTTAAGGAGATGCTAAATGAGTAAAGTTAAAGGTATCGCTTGGGAGCATGTTAGGAATGAATTGATGTCTAATCCTGAGGTTCAAGCAGCCTATGAAGCAGAGGAGCGCAAGGAAAGACTTCAAGCTATGCTCGCTGAATGGCGTCATCACGCAGGATTAACAAGAGCCCAGGTGGCAGAACGCATGGGTGTTACTCCACCTACCGTTTCTCGCATGGAATCTAATGTGATTAAGGCTAGCATTGAAACACTGGCTCGATACGCAAGAGCATGCGGTGTTAAGCACCCTCAGATCACGTTGTAATTTTCAAGGCCGCTTTAAGCAGCCTTTTGATGCGTGCAAGATCGCTTATGTTGAACAAGGAGTTTTTTTGCAAAAAACCATCATTTCACACATATGAGATAATCCTAAGGGATATAAATAGGCTAATTTTGCCCAACGCGCCAAAAATGTAAAGTTAGCATTTACAGCTTGTAAGCCATTGTTCTAGTTTCACAACGGCAAATTGATGTTAAGTCTAAAAGACCGTGATAACTCATTGTGGAAGATTGAGAGCTAAATGTAACAATAGAGGACATTGTTAGTCCAAGATTTAAGGGGTGAATATGTCACCCCTAAGATAAAACATTTACAGCCATATCTAATACCTGCAAGGTGCAAAAATATCGAGTTGGCTCTGATAGACGGTGGTTTTTACATTCATAAGTCCTAGCAAACTGTCGAACAAATTGTCGTGGGAAAAGCCGCCCTGTT from the Leclercia adecarboxylata genome contains:
- a CDS encoding type II toxin-antitoxin system RelE/ParE family toxin, whose product is MFNVILHDDVPNELAGLPPVVRAKMIRLIDKLKTNATALREPDSKPLRDGLFELRTMGTDIARGLYVYQKGRNIYLLRVFIKKTQKTPSGEISMAFERLKEMLNE
- a CDS encoding helix-turn-helix domain-containing protein — encoded protein: MSKVKGIAWEHVRNELMSNPEVQAAYEAEERKERLQAMLAEWRHHAGLTRAQVAERMGVTPPTVSRMESNVIKASIETLARYARACGVKHPQITL